A segment of the Aptenodytes patagonicus chromosome 3, bAptPat1.pri.cur, whole genome shotgun sequence genome:
GGGTATTGGAGGCATCCAGCAGTGCTTCCATTAGCACCTTTATCTCCTCCCTGAGCGCTAGGATTTCACTGCGACCACGGTCTTCAGGGCAGGACAAGTAAGAGAGCCGGGCGGCCTCCTGCAGCCTCAGGGAGTTCTCGGACACAGCAGCCAAGAGGCTCCGCGAGCAAAGCTTGTTCTTCACGGCGCTCCTCAGCTCCCTCAGGAACAGGACGTCCCTGCCTATGAACCGATCCACAGCACCCAGCAGGACGTGCATGCTGACGGCCCACTGGACACAGTGCAGCTCCAGGCTGGCCTCTCCCACCCTGCAGGAGCCCTGGAAGGATGCTGCTTTCTCAAGTAACACTTTGGTGTTCATCTGAGCACGCGAAAACTTGGCTTGGACCTGTAGAAAGCTCTCCCAGACATCGGGGGAAATGGGATTTCCCTTACTACAGGCTACGCTTGCAATGTCTCCTGCGAACTGAACTGCTCCTGCTAAACCCATCATGGTCTCGTCCAAAGCCTGTTTGCCTCTCGGAAAGTCAGCAGACAAGATAAAGCCAAATACTTGCTGAGACAGACTATACCAaaagcctgccacggctgccaGGCACTCTTTGGTCTCACAGATCCTTTCGGAGAGCGTGAGTGCCATTTGGAGAAGTCCGCCCGGACGACAAAGCTGCCCTGGGGCTGTTTCCCTGGCCAGGCTAACAACACACGGTGTCAGTAACACAATCTTCTGGTACTGCCCCAGCGTCTCCGTCTGGGGAGACTCAGCAAAGGGCAGCGCTTCCTTTGCCGCATCGATACAGCCGTTGGAGAGTTCAAGCAAGGCGGAGCAAGCAGCGTTGACAGCTGCCATATCATGGGCTCTTGTTGCTGCTAGGAGAGCCGTAATGACAGGGTGCGTATCTCCTTTCCTTGGAACAACACCCAGGTGTAAGTTACCTGCTCGTGGAGACGGGCGACTTAAGGTGTCTTCTTGCAATGCAGCCTCATCAGTAATGGTTTTTAGCCCAGCGTGCGAcaggctgagttcaggtgcctttgCAGCATCAGTGCTTCGCACTTGTGCCCGGAGCGGGCTGAGGATATCTGGGTGGTTGGACCCATCCAGCCCGTCTTGGACATGGTGAGCAGTATCCATCAGGCAGCTTGCTGCCTTTGAAAAGACATCCCTAGTTTGGAGGCAGGAGAGTCTCTCTGGGCAAAGGGCTGCGACCGCTTTCAGCTCAAGAACGGAGTTGGCCAGTTGCTCGACCCAAACCAGCAAGCCGTTCCTGAAAATGGGGTCTGTGGCTCTGTCCACGTACCTGGTGGTAGCTTCAACCACCCACCGAGCCCAACTGGTGAGGCGAGTTGCATGCCAAGAGAGCCTCTCAGGGTCCTGACTTTCCAGGGCCTTTTCACACCGTTCCCTGTGCTTGGCCATTTCCTGGACGGAGAGCTTAAGGAATTCACGCATGCCGACCGTCTCCTCAAAACACCGCAAGAGGCTTTCCGTTGTTCCAGCCCACGTGTGGTACAAGGACTGCAGTTGCTCAGCAGCGCTCATCTGGGCCGTATTTCTGCTCATTTCTGTGAGCAGTGGAGGGAGACTGGCAAGGAGTCTCTTCAAATACTCCACCCACTCTCCGATTTCTCTAGCGGTTtgggttttggtgcacctggccAGAACAAAGTCTGCCACGCTGAGCATCTGCTGGGCGTGTGTGAAGAAGGTGGCAGCGAGGGGCTGAAGCTTCTTTAAAAATCCTCCTTGTCCTGCTGGAAAACACCCTGTACCAGCAAGGCTAAGGGCATCTTCAACTAAACGCCTCAGGGGCTCCTTACCCTCAAAGAAGGTGTCGAGGATTCGGCACAGAGTAGCTGTGAGCACTGCCTGGTCGAGAGTCTCCACCTCCTCTCTCATGGCGTGACATTCCTTCTCCAGGCTTTCTCCCCAGCTTTGCCCTGGCCATCCCTCCTGCTGGCTTACATGGCTGCAGATGCTCTTCCTCAGCCGTAGCAGAGCCCAGCAATGTTTTACCAGGTCCTGCTTCAGATCTGGCCTGGACGAGTCTGCTAGAAGCATGCAGTAGAAAATGACCGCTTCCACGTGAGCACTGAACTCGCTGTCGGAGAGGTGCGCTGGGTCTGGGCAAGAAAGGAGAGCCAGCAGCCTGCTCAGGTGCTGGGAGAAGGTCCCGTTTCCGTCCCGTGGCTCCTTGCTGCCCGTACTGTCGATGAGCAGGGAAGTGAGCTCTTTGATGGTCCTCTCCGTCAGCTGGAAAGCATAGTCTTTAGAGAAGTTGACTTGCCAATCCCATGAGTGTTTAAGATGGCTGTGCTTGGCTGCATGGAGCAAAGGAATGCACTTCTGAAGGAGCTGCGAAGTTTGGGCCAAGCTCTTCTGTCGAGGACAATCTCCGAGTTCCTCGAGGCGCTTTGCTGTCAGGTGGCTCAGCAGAAGCGAGGCCTCGGAAAAGGCCCGGAAAGCAGCCAGCAGTCCTGGCGTGTCCCCTGCATCCCGCAGCACGCTCAGGCACTCCAAAAGCCAGCTGGCAGCCTGAATTATCCTCCTCGCCCCAGCGGCATCTTCGATCTGAAGGATCTAACcagaaaaaaagggcagaaaaactGGTCAGAGTGGCTAAAGCTCAGGAATCCCTGTTCGCGATTTCATCCCTTGTGCAGCCAAGATGACACctgcagggaagagaagaggcGCGTTTTGCTCAGCAGACCTGCCCTAGTGAGCACATGGTGAAGAAACAGCCGTTGCTCCAGCTAGAGCTtcccccaaaccccagccccTGTCCTGGTAGGGGGGCAGCTCTTGTCCCTCCTACAGCTGCACCCTTACCCACCGCTGCGTCCCAGCCTgacctcctcccctcctcactCCGGCACCGTCCCCCTCCGCCATTACCTTCGCTGTCTCTGTTAAGACCCTCTTTGCCGACGCAGCCAGCTCCTCCCTGTGGCTGGGGTTCTTCGGCTGTACCTGGAGCTTGCAGGCTGCCAGCAGCACGCACCTCCCTGCCAGGACGAGGGACTCGGCCGCAGGACGCGTCTCCTCCTTGAACACCTCGTCGCCGGACTCCTCAGCCAACCTGCAACGGAAGCCGCTGGGCTCAGCTCTTCGCCATCCTGTTGAGTACCAGCCTCGGTGGGTAGCAGCAAGGATGCCGCGCCGGTCTCGGGCTTTATCGCAACAGTTAGCCACGCCAGACCTTAACTGGGCTTGAACTGATTTTAGCTGTATTCGCACGCTGTTTCAGAACCTTTTGCAGTGGCTGCAATTCACTTTAAGATAGGGTGTCTACTGTCTGTCTACCTACCAGGTCCTAGCTGTAACAGCAGAATAACCCAGCGGCCAGCGCCCGATCTGTGGGTTTGGGCTCCAGTTCACTGAAGCATTCGGTCAACTTGCCCCACTACTATTTTAAGATGTGTTTAGCTTAAACGTTGCTTGTTGAGGTTTTGCTTACTTTGTCACGTCCCTTCCAAGCACATATCCCTGCTTtgtcccacctctccttttcccttcctagTCCTATTTCCCCCCTTCACGTTCCCCGTCCCTTCCTCGTCACGTTCCCCGTCCCTTCCTCCTCACGTTCCCCGTCCCTTCCTCGTCACGTTCCCACCTTTCCAGCGGGGCGCAGGCAGGGAGCACCAGGCGGGAGAGGCAGGCTCCCTGCCAGTTTCTTTgccatcccttcctcctccttcccagcccccAAATCTGCCCGGGAGACACCCAGCAAACTTACCTTCTTGCAACAGAAGCGAGTTCTTCCGTGGCTTTGGCTAATTCTTCAGCATTCTCCCCTAAATTGGGAAAGGCCTGACAGATCCCATCTTCCCGTTCCAGGGCGAGGATTAGATGGCAGAGCTGCGCAGCCATGGGGCAGAGGATCCTTTGAACACCTTTGTTTTCTGTTAGGAGCCCGAGGTCATAGAGAGAAAAAGGCTCCATTGCGtcctgcctggggaagggaaacaaaaccTGGGGCTATTCGGGATCCTTTGCAATCTGTAGCCGTTACCAGTTTTACTGGCGACCTTGGATTTGGATGGCAGCTTCTGGCTTTGGAAATGCTACTGGGTTTAgtttctcccagccctgcaaCGAGGTCAGCAACCTGCGTTTCCCCCCGGCTTTTTGCCCAGCCTCTCCCCGGTGCGGACCCCCGGCTCTGCAGTCTGGCTTTGCTCGGCGCCGAGGCACCGGCCGTGCCTCGGGGATGCCCCGGACCCATCCTACGGTCCCGAGTTTGCATCCACGCGGCTCCCATCCTTACGTGAGCCCAGGTATTTCCTTACCCGGGCGCCGGACGGTCCTGCGGACGAGTGCTGGGGGACGGGGTCGCGGGCTGTTGCCAGCGGCGAGACCCCGTGACGGTGACGGTGAGGTTACCTCCTAGCGACCGGCTGTCAGCGGGGGGACCACGGGGGTGCCCACGCCGCCGCGGGCCTTTGCGCCTGCAAACAGCTCCTGGGCAGGGATACGGACCCacggcggggaggcggggggggggattaaTTACACCTTGATTACCGTAACTCGGCTCCTGTCGTGGACAAGGTGAAAGGCAAAGGCGGCGGGCCGGCGCCTGCGGGGCAGAGGGCCTTGGGGGGTAGTGGGGGGGCTGGCGGCTGGCACCCCCGTgggcctccctcctgctcccctcaTGCTCTTCCGAGGCCGGGGACGTTTCCGGGGGcctgggggctgccccagccctgggggatTGCCGGAGGTCCGCAGGGTGCCCGAGGGCCctggacggggggggggggatgcgccAGCATCTCCATGGAGACGCGGAGGACGGTcgggcgcagggcggcggcggcagcggcggcagcattgcggggcgcccggccgcggggcacgctgggagctgtagtccggcGTTGGGTGCAGGAGGGCTGGGCCTCGGCGGTGGCCTTGGCcttgaaccccccccccccccccccccagccctgggccaCTAATCTGCCTAATCTAGGGGCCGGCTGCCTGCACGGCTTGGTTCTGGCCCTTCCAGCCCCCTTGATCCTGGCGCTGCACCAGCGGGCGCGCGCCCTGCCTCCCGCCCGCCATCGCGCCTGGCTTCGTAGGGGCCGAGGGGGGCCGCGTGCGCGGGGACGCGCCGCCACGGCCCTAAAAACCTGAGGAAACAAGCGGCTGTGCGGGAGTACTGGGGACACCCGGAGCGGGGGCGGGGGTCCCTCCTCGCGCCAGGCCTGCCCGAGGCCCAGGCTCCCGCTTCGGCCTTTGCTAACGAGCGTCCCTCGCAGGGCCTCGGCCGTTCGGCCTTTGGTTAAGAAGCGAGGCTGGTGCAGCTTTACggggtggaaagaaaaaaaaaaaaagagtgatttccaccttctccttttctcccatGCCTTCGGTCCGCGTGAGGTCCGTAAGCCCTGCgctgaactgctgaagggagGGACTCGTCTGTGTGCGCAGataatcgggggggggggggggggggtaggacACAAACGCATGCGAGAGAGAAAACGGGCACGTTTTCTGCCTGTTCTGATTTCTTCTGTACCCTTTCACCTAATGCAGAATGTCCACCGGCAACGACGACCCTTCTCCCAGGAGCCTGAgcttcagctctgcctcctgtATTGCCGTGATTCCGTGGAAGCTCAGAGAGTAACGTAAATAAAAGCAGAATCggagctgcaaaaaaaaaaaaaaaaaagagaccttcAGGTTGGGATAaattcactttttcctctttccgGCATACTCTGTACGCGCAGCTAGTGGGGGAGCGGGTAAGTGCTTTGGCTGTGGCGTGGTAAGGATTGATCCTGACTGAGATCTGTCCCTTCGCAACGCGTGCTGCTCACGGACCTCTGTCTAATGAAGTGCTGGAGCTGGATCCGGCTCCGATGTCCTCGTATTTTAAGCACTCCCATCCCAGCGATGGCCGATTTCCCGAGGGGTACGTACGTTTTCAGGAGGGTCGCGAACGAATCTACCTTTAGAAATGATTTTTGTAATTCTGAGGGTGACAGACGTCTCCGGGGCGGCGCAGCTGCACAAGTTTCACCCTCTTGCACTCTCCCCCCCTTGTTGTGAAGGTGCAAAAGCTGATTGACTCCAGCTGCACGCGCAGGCGTCAGGATGCTTGCTTTTAAAGAAGCTGCAAAAGAATCCTGAGAGTTTCCAGGCCTTCATGCCGCCTTACCACGGCGCGCGAAACGGGGGTCGCAAGCCGATCCCGCCACTTCCAAAACGCTTGGAGAGCCGGAGGGAAAACCCCGCCAGGtgtgcctgccttcctccccttcGGGGTTGGGAAGCTGGGGTGGCGCGCGACGTGCAGCCTGAACCCTGCAACGCGCAACATGCATCTTGCAATGCGGATTGTGCACCGCGCAGCCTGAACCCTGCAACGTGCAACACGCATCTTGCAATGCGGATTGTGCACCGCGCAGCCTGAACCCTGCAACGTGCAACACGCATCTTGCAATGCGGATTGTGCACCGCGCAGCCTGAACCGTGCAACATGCGTCTTGCAATGTGGATCGCAGCGTGAATCGTGCAACGTGGAACACGCATCTTGCAACATGGATTGTGCGCCGCGCAGCCTGAACCGTGCAACACGCATCTTGCAATGTGGATCGTGCACCGTGCAGCATGAACCGTGCAACGTGGAACACGCATCTTGCAACGTGGATCGTGCACCGCGCAGCCTGAACCGTGCAACACGCATCTTGCAACGTGGATCGTGCAGCATGAATTGTGCAATGTGCAACACGCATCTTGCAACGTGGATCATGCACCGCGCAGCCTGAATCGTGCAACACGCATCTTGCAACGTGGATCGTGCACCGCGCAGCCTGAACCGTGCAACACGCATCTTGCAACGCGAGTCGTGCGACCTGAACCGTGCAACGTGCGCGGTGCAGCCCGAATCGCGCGCCCCGCAGCGTGCACCGGGCACGGTGCACACGCCCCGCCCCCGGGcacgcgcccgccgccgccctccccgtGCACGCGCCCGCCGGTGCAGCGCCGgcggaggaaggaggaggaaggaggaggccCGCCGCGATGGACAGCACGGGCAAGGAGCGGGAGGCCGTGCAGCTGATGGCGGAGGCCGAGAAGCGGGTGAAGGGCTCCCACTCCTTCCTGCGGGGGCTCTTCGGGTGAGCGGGGCTgcgggtcgggggggggggggcgctggggctgCGGGACGGAGCTGCaaaggggtgtgtggggggggtgtgtagGCGTGCAAAGGGAGCCGGGCCCTGCGTGTGGGTGCCTGCagggggggcagccccagctccccccccccccccccccgagcgtgGGTGAGGGTCTCCCTTAGCCTCTGCAGTGGGGGGGCTGTGTTAGGGCATTGGGGGGGCACCCCAGTGCCCTAACACAGCCCCCCCAATAGCACAGCAGGGGTGAGCCCGGCCGGCGGTGCTCcgactgccccccccccccgccccgggtgcTGCCTCTCCTCCATCTGTCCATGGGCACAGCGGTGTGATGAGCCCACTCGGCCTCTGCAGCTCGGGGCGCCCGcctgtgccccccccgccccccgtgttcagcccgccgccgggggggggggggggtaggggtgTCCCCGGGTCCGGCTCCACGGCGGGCTGTGCTTGCTCATCCCAGCTTTACCCCCATGGGGACTCGCCACCGGTAATCCTCTCACGGCCGCGGCGTCGCCGGGGTTCGCCCTGGCGAGGGCTGGCCTCTCCCCTTATCCCGGGGAGCATCCTCACCCCgacgggcagcggcggcggcacccAGGGGATCTGCGAGGGCTGCTGCGAACGGTGCCGGGGCGAGGCTTGAAGCGCCCCCCCCCTCCGCTTCCTCGAGGCCTTTTGCAGCTCCAGGGAGGGTTTGGACCAGGCTCGGGGTTTTACAGATGATTTTCTGCCCGGTGGAGCCGTGGTCCCCTCGCGGCACCGAGGCCTTGGCTCACGGCATGGAGACCCTCCGGAGGGATGGGGTTGCCGGGGGGAGCGATACCCTCAGAAAACGGCAAAGCTTCCTTTTTACTGGGTCTTTTTGTTCAAAAGTAAATATTCCTGGGGGTGCAAGAGCTGTGCCTGGAAGGGTTTTGAAAAACTAGCAGTTTTGGCCACCTCAAGCTTTCTTCTTcatggctttttggttttttttttttttttttttatttttaagatgagcATTTATGGAGTGATGCTCCCATGGAGGCCTCGATGTTTCTAAACAACGGCCTGGAAAAATCTAGTGTCCGCAGCCCTGaaagcagaagttttaaaaataaattcctcccCAGCCTCTGGCAGATTAATCGGGCAGGGGCATAATCTGGGCAGCAAATTGCCGAAAATCCTTGGAGTGAACCGGCAGAGATTTCGAGAGgcaaatttctcattttcttgggcTAAAAATAGATGCaagaaaaatggcttttaaaatggaagaaaaggtgGTGGGTGACTTTGCTCTCGGCATCCTCCCGGTGAAAGGACGGTGAGTGCCTGGCCCAAAAGCGTTATTGATAGCCGGGCTTTTTCCTGAAGAGCTCCATTAGCTTGCAcaaatgcttttccttctttttttttttttttttttggagactaAAAGGCTGAAAACCGCCCCATTTTGGACGCCTTGCAGGGTGTAGCGTTACCTCGCGCCACCTCCTTTGGCTTTAGTTCACGCAAAAGGCGGCTTGCAAGAGCAAGAAAGAGTGGTCCAAAAAACCCGCCAGCGCTTAGAAATGAAAACGCGGTCGTCTGccagaaggaggaagggaaaaaaaccaatggCAATAATAAATGTTTTCACCTCCTGCACTCCAGCCCTT
Coding sequences within it:
- the LOC143158808 gene encoding uncharacterized protein LOC143158808, whose translation is MEPFSLYDLGLLTENKGVQRILCPMAAQLCHLILALEREDGICQAFPNLGENAEELAKATEELASVARRLAEESGDEVFKEETRPAAESLVLAGRCVLLAACKLQVQPKNPSHREELAASAKRVLTETAKILQIEDAAGARRIIQAASWLLECLSVLRDAGDTPGLLAAFRAFSEASLLLSHLTAKRLEELGDCPRQKSLAQTSQLLQKCIPLLHAAKHSHLKHSWDWQVNFSKDYAFQLTERTIKELTSLLIDSTGSKEPRDGNGTFSQHLSRLLALLSCPDPAHLSDSEFSAHVEAVIFYCMLLADSSRPDLKQDLVKHCWALLRLRKSICSHVSQQEGWPGQSWGESLEKECHAMREEVETLDQAVLTATLCRILDTFFEGKEPLRRLVEDALSLAGTGCFPAGQGGFLKKLQPLAATFFTHAQQMLSVADFVLARCTKTQTAREIGEWVEYLKRLLASLPPLLTEMSRNTAQMSAAEQLQSLYHTWAGTTESLLRCFEETVGMREFLKLSVQEMAKHRERCEKALESQDPERLSWHATRLTSWARWVVEATTRYVDRATDPIFRNGLLVWVEQLANSVLELKAVAALCPERLSCLQTRDVFSKAASCLMDTAHHVQDGLDGSNHPDILSPLRAQVRSTDAAKAPELSLSHAGLKTITDEAALQEDTLSRPSPRAGNLHLGVVPRKGDTHPVITALLAATRAHDMAAVNAACSALLELSNGCIDAAKEALPFAESPQTETLGQYQKIVLLTPCVVSLARETAPGQLCRPGGLLQMALTLSERICETKECLAAVAGFWYSLSQQVFGFILSADFPRGKQALDETMMGLAGAVQFAGDIASVACSKGNPISPDVWESFLQVQAKFSRAQMNTKVLLEKAASFQGSCRVGEASLELHCVQWAVSMHVLLGAVDRFIGRDVLFLRELRSAVKNKLCSRSLLAAVSENSLRLQEAARLSYLSCPEDRGRSEILALREEIKVLMEALLDASNTLSVSPLSTASSYIRFELLQRDLALKTKALLLHLEKVNTEHLRVIQDVVGPALSPLSQEERERSKQAFEEKASRLMANVQWVKTTLQDVLEASAQLQSQANLLSVADHLLVLTSDAVGSANQLFQSRQDKGHLRLDSIVWYWSATAHYLVTQLRAVQGISGHVLQLIRQRLQNAGDQRPPRQHSSAANLFPARELDALSHSKSAETCPSRSGRASGAAREAGEMHQNGPPSISLASGPAKHEREDSDTWQDGPSKMSQVTKDMATRMLHMTQFLRKKGPIMSKDQLVACARQIASDGQVFVKFGRIVAKHCLDKRCSAELLCAAEQTHTISSQLGIVARVKAVTAESKSSSELLVSNAQNLIQAVLHVLKAAEAACIKGLRQPPPDSEEEEEVAAFCMQWRKNLLWHRAKESLNSDRDELGLRKTRAKAEPTLTAMVQEQSPQTKNTPKRPKPIKGHTIMDGHL